A stretch of DNA from Maridesulfovibrio sp.:
GTCCAGGTTTGAATTTACACGGCAGAGTACTTCTTCAATGCTAGCACTTTTGTGGATGAAATCATTGGCGCCGGTTTTCAGGAATAGTGGTGCGGTTCGTGATTTGGAGTCAGATGAAAGGACAATTATGCTGAGTTCATCCATGGGCATTATTGTGCGCAGGTGTGCCGTCAGTTCTAATCCGTCCATTTCGGGCATTGTATAATCCGTGAGGACCAGTTTAATGTCCGGGTTGCTGTTGAAAAGTCGGCCAGCTTCACGTCCATTTGCTGCTGTTAGTACAGTCAGTCCTTGCCGTTGCAGGATATTGGACAGCCATGAGCGGACTGAACGAGAGTCATCAACAACCATTACTTTGATTTTTTTGTTTCTGTATACCCTGCGTACAATTTTTTCTATGTATTTGGCGTGCTCACTTTTTTTTAGCACATAGTCGACGATGTTTTTTTTGCTTATTTCGGTAAGTACAGATTCATCCAACGAAGAGGTCACCGCGATGGCCGGAATTTTGTGCTCCAGCAGCAGGTCTATTCCTTTGCCCGAGGCAACTCCCTCTATAACAATACTGCTTAAGCCGACAAAATATGTGTGCTTATTTAATAATTCTTCGGCTTTTTCGTAGGAATCGGCAATGTCGAAATTGAATCCGCTTAATTGCAGAGCTTTACCTATGAAGGATGCCGAAAATTTGCTGGAATCAATTATCAAAGCCTTGGGCACCAGGGGCTCCATGATTTGTAAATTTAGTAAATATAAAATTGTTTTAAAGTTACTTCGCTAGTAAGTGTCAATTGGTTATTAAATTGTATTATAAATTGTGGCAGTGTTTTTGTTATTCTCTAACACATGTCTCGCATCCGCAAACAGCATACTTGGTCGCGGTTCTGCTCTGGCCGAAAACCTGCTTGATCTTTAAGCGTAATTTCTCCAGCAGTTCGCTGTCTATTTCGGTGTCCTGGCCTTCCAGACCCATTTCAGTCAGGCAGAACGTGTGGACCGGTTTGATTCCGGCCTTTTCGAGTACTTTTTTCGCACATGCGTTTACGCATCCGTCGATGACAATCAGATCCTGAACATTGGCGGCGTCCGCAACACAGTTGTCCAGCCCTGCTGCGATACCGGCAAGGCAGACCATGCGTGCAAAACCGCTTCTGTTGAGTTCGACAGCCAGATCGTTGGTTGCCTGACCTGAGCATGAACATCCGGAGCAACTGACCACAAGGAATCCGGTTTCATAAGTGTCGCTCATAGTTTCGCCCTCCATCTATAATGTAGCATATTCCGGTGCTGAATAAAACGGCTGGATGAAAAAAGCCCGCGCGGAAAATTTCCGCACGGGCTGGAGAGGTTTGGAGGTATTGTTAGATCACCATATTAAACAGGTAACCGACGATAAGGATTCCAAGGCCGACGACCCCGGCAAAAACCGCAATAAGTCTGGGCTTGAGGACTCTGCGCAGGATGACCATTTCGGGAAAGGAAAGGGCGATTACGCTCATCATGAAGGCCAGCACCGTGCCCAGGGCCGCACCCTTGCCAAGGAGGGCATCAACAATGGGGATTACTCCGGCTGCGTTGGTGTACATGGGGATTCCGAGTACAACGGAGGCCGGAACCGCCCACCATGCATCCTTGCCCATAATTGATGCCATCATGTCCTCCGGCACATAGCCGTGAATTACGGCACCGGCAGCGATGCCGAGAACGACATACAACCACACTTTGCCGATAATATCCCTGACTGCTTCAAGTCCGAATACGACCCGTTCTTCAATGCTCATGCGCGAATCTGCCCCGCTGTTCTGCGCCGTGGCAAGGCGTACCCAGTCTTCCACATGTTTTTCCATGTGCAACCGGCCGATAGTCCATCCGGCTATAATCGCGATGGCTATGCCGGTGACGAAATAGAGGGCGGCCACTTTCCAGCCCATCAGTCCGTACAGCATTATCAGGGCTACTTCATTGACCATGGGGGCTGAAATCAAAAAGGAAAAAGTTACTCCGAGCGGCACGCCGCCGGTTACAAAACCTATGAACAGCGGAACTGCCGAACAGGAACAGAACGGCGTAACCACACCCAGGAGGGCTGCAAAGACGTTACCGACGTATTCCTTGCGGCCGGCCAGAACCTTACGGGTCCATTCAACTGTTACGAATGATCTGATTATGCCTATGCCGAAAACGGCCAGCACCAGAAGCATTAGCACCTTGGGGGTGTCATATAGAAAGAAGCGGACGGCTTCTCCAAGATGGCTGCCCGGTGTCAGTCCGGCCAGATTGAAGGTCAGATAGTCCGAGACCCCGGGAAGTTGAGAATATACCGCGTACCATATAATCAGTCCCAGTCCGAGCACAGCCCAAAGGGCTTTGCCGCTTACCGGCAGGACCGGACCTTTTTCTTCCGGTTTGGACGCGGAAGTGCAGGAACAGGGTTTGAAATTTAGCTCTTCCATTGTAGACTCCTTTGTGTGTATTTTGCCAAATAAGAAAATTATAGACAAATAAAAAAAGGCGAGCGCCTTTTTGGTTGTTACAGTTTTTTCAATGAATTTTTTACGTATGCCCTGGCCTGCTCTTCAAATTGTTTGCTGAAAAAGTTTTCCAGACATCCCAAAAATCCGGGCACACACTCCATGGCAAGGCTGTAGTAGACATTGGTGCCGCTTTTTCGCTGCTTGAGCACTCCTGCTTCCTTGAGGATGGAAAGGTGCTTTGAAACCGTTGAAATATCGCGTCCGACTACCGGGACTATATCGCATACGCAGAGTTCGCCGCTGCAAAGCTTCTCAACTATTGCCAGCCTGCTTGGATGTCCCAGCGCCTTGAACACTTTTGCCTTTGCTTCAAGATTAAGCTGCATACTACCTCTTTAAGTTTCCTTTTTGGCAAAATATAAAAATAAAATTTGTTTTGTCAAGTCTTGCTGATGGCAGAGAGCATTTTGGAAAGGCGTATTTCATGAAATTGGTTAGTCCAACACGTATATTTTGTTTCTGTTCACACGGATGTCTGTGAACCAGAGCTGCAGTGCAACCTGCTTTGTATCTATCTGGCTGAGAAAATATGCTCTGGAATCTGTGTGAGTTCAAGTGGTTTTTGTTGTGCGGTAGGTGGGGGGCGCAGAAAACAGAAAGGCCGCGTCATTGACGCGGCCCTGATACTGCTGACAATTCAGTTTCAGGCTGCCTGACTTGCGGCCTTTCTGAATGCGGAATGGTTATTCCTTGTGAGGTCCGTACTAGTTGAGGACGGATATTTTCTGGGCTTCGATTCCGGCGAAGACGAGGTCCTGCTCGACCCTGCCTTCAATTTCGAGTTCAGCGTTTGTGTCAGCAGGGAGGGATCCTGCCTTGGAGCTGAGATCGATAATGATTTCACCGGTCTTGTCCTGAAAAACATACTTGTTGTCGTTGATTTTTCTTACGATGTGGCCTTTGACCACTGCCTTTGTGTCCGCTCCGGAAACTCTGGCTTCCGCTACGGTGGTTACATTTTTGGCCTTGAATTCGAGAGTTTCAGAGGTTGCTGCTGCGGCCACGATAACCAGGAGTAAAAGAAAAAGTACGCTCATTTTTTTCATCTCATGTTACCCGTTCCACTTGTGTGGAAGTAAAAGTTGGTTACTATTATTTAAATATATTTTTTGCCTGACTTGAACTTCGGTCAGCTTTCGGCACTGGAATTTGTCTTCAGCACCTTTCGTTGATCCGTTGATCAGTAAATATATCTCTCTGTTTGATTATGCAATCAAAAAAATGAGCACTTTGTGAAATTTTTTACAAAATACAGCTTAACCCCTCATATTGTTTATAGATATTTTTTTCACAACTGATTTTTGGGCTTATGTATAACAATTCTGATTTAGTGTTACCACAAACAGCCGTTCAAACAGGCTGTTTGGAAGGAGGTATGCCTCATTAAATCATACTTGTGGGATCTGAAATAATAAAATATTATAGTAAGACAATATAATTTAGAATTAAATTCGTATTTGTAGTAGTATTTGTGAATATATGCCTGGTAATTTGAGCGTGTGCCGTTGTTCAATTCTGTAAAAAGGGTAACGAACTAATCCCTTCCAATATAGAAGTATTTGCTGTAAAGACATGTTTCGATCAAAAAGACTGATAGATAAAAATAATGCTTAACCATCATATTTTGCCATGAACAACACTGACCTGCTGGATATCGTTTATTCCGACCGCAAAATTGTTGTGGTCAACAAGCCCGGAGGGCTCTTGTCTGTTCCCGGTCGCGGGCCTGAAAATCAGGACTGCGTTGTCACCAGGGTGCAGAAGATGTTTCCGGAATGCCGGAAATTCCCTTCTGTGCATCGGCTGGACATGGATACATCGGGGCTGCTTGTGCTCGGACTGACCGCACGGGCTGTGCGAGAGCTTGTGGAACAGTTTCAGATGCGTCTGGTCAGGAAAAGGTACATTGCGCTGCTTGACGGGCTGATCAAAGGGGAGAGCGGGGTCATTGAAATGGCTTTCCGGCTTGACCCCTACAACAGACCTTATCAGGTCTTTGACCCCATTCACGGAAAGCTGGGAGTCACCCACTGGCGCAAACTGGGGGTGGAAAACGGGCGGACGCGGGTGGAGTTTACCCCGCACACCGGTCGTACACATCAACTGCGGGTCCATTCGGCGCATCCTCAGGGGCTTGGCTGTCCGATTGTCGGCGACAGGCTGTACGGAACGGGAACAAAACCGGGGCAACTCAAGC
This window harbors:
- a CDS encoding diguanylate cyclase, with the translated sequence MPKALIIDSSKFSASFIGKALQLSGFNFDIADSYEKAEELLNKHTYFVGLSSIVIEGVASGKGIDLLLEHKIPAIAVTSSLDESVLTEISKKNIVDYVLKKSEHAKYIEKIVRRVYRNKKIKVMVVDDSRSVRSWLSNILQRQGLTVLTAANGREAGRLFNSNPDIKLVLTDYTMPEMDGLELTAHLRTIMPMDELSIIVLSSDSKSRTAPLFLKTGANDFIHKSASIEEVLCRVNSNLDALEMIQESRDIANRDFLTGIWTRRYFFENAEQIYSRYTQNNLPLSLAIMDIDHFKKVNDSFGHDAGDAVLKQFATLLTEYVGEKGLAARLGGEEFTIILDDVESGATYHFLDTFREKVKRSPVIHKGQKITYTVSIGCTEHRGSSLSDMISRADTMLYKAKTEGRDKVYCDV
- a CDS encoding putative zinc-binding protein, coding for MSDTYETGFLVVSCSGCSCSGQATNDLAVELNRSGFARMVCLAGIAAGLDNCVADAANVQDLIVIDGCVNACAKKVLEKAGIKPVHTFCLTEMGLEGQDTEIDSELLEKLRLKIKQVFGQSRTATKYAVCGCETCVRE
- a CDS encoding permease — its product is MEELNFKPCSCTSASKPEEKGPVLPVSGKALWAVLGLGLIIWYAVYSQLPGVSDYLTFNLAGLTPGSHLGEAVRFFLYDTPKVLMLLVLAVFGIGIIRSFVTVEWTRKVLAGRKEYVGNVFAALLGVVTPFCSCSAVPLFIGFVTGGVPLGVTFSFLISAPMVNEVALIMLYGLMGWKVAALYFVTGIAIAIIAGWTIGRLHMEKHVEDWVRLATAQNSGADSRMSIEERVVFGLEAVRDIIGKVWLYVVLGIAAGAVIHGYVPEDMMASIMGKDAWWAVPASVVLGIPMYTNAAGVIPIVDALLGKGAALGTVLAFMMSVIALSFPEMVILRRVLKPRLIAVFAGVVGLGILIVGYLFNMVI
- a CDS encoding metalloregulator ArsR/SmtB family transcription factor; the encoded protein is MQLNLEAKAKVFKALGHPSRLAIVEKLCSGELCVCDIVPVVGRDISTVSKHLSILKEAGVLKQRKSGTNVYYSLAMECVPGFLGCLENFFSKQFEEQARAYVKNSLKKL
- a CDS encoding NirD/YgiW/YdeI family stress tolerance protein, encoding MSVLFLLLLVIVAAAATSETLEFKAKNVTTVAEARVSGADTKAVVKGHIVRKINDNKYVFQDKTGEIIIDLSSKAGSLPADTNAELEIEGRVEQDLVFAGIEAQKISVLN
- a CDS encoding RluA family pseudouridine synthase, which codes for MNNTDLLDIVYSDRKIVVVNKPGGLLSVPGRGPENQDCVVTRVQKMFPECRKFPSVHRLDMDTSGLLVLGLTARAVRELVEQFQMRLVRKRYIALLDGLIKGESGVIEMAFRLDPYNRPYQVFDPIHGKLGVTHWRKLGVENGRTRVEFTPHTGRTHQLRVHSAHPQGLGCPIVGDRLYGTGTKPGQLKLHAGYLRFTHPKTGEVMEFETDPPF